Part of the Portunus trituberculatus isolate SZX2019 chromosome 24, ASM1759143v1, whole genome shotgun sequence genome is shown below.
GTATCTGCCATACAGTAGTCGGTGGTGGAGTGTGTCATGGTATCTGCCATACAGTAGTCGGTGGTGCAGTGTGTCATGGTATCTGCCATACAGTAGTCGGTGGTGCAGTGTGTCATGGTATCTGCCATACAGTAGTCGGTGGTGCAGTGTGTCATGGTATCTGCCATACATTAGTCGGTGGTGCAGTGTGTCATGGTATCTGCCATACAGTAGTCGGTGGTGCAGTGTGTCATGGTACCTGCCATTTCCTCTTCGTTTACGTAGTTTTTGTAAAGCTTGCTTGTTTTAGTATTTGTTTATCATTGTGAGTTGCTTTGATATTTCGTTAGTTGACGTTCATTGTCAGTTTTGTAAGGTTAGAAAGTCTGgaatgatagtgatgaagatgatgataataaagatgatgatgataataatggtgataatgatgatgataatgatgataatggtaatggtgatgatgataatgatagtgataattattattactattattgttattattattattattattattattattattattattattattattattattattattattactattattattattatcattattaatttattaattatttttgctatattaaacattattattattatattaataataattatagtagtagtagtagtaataataataataataataataataataataataataatataataataataataataataataataataatgataatgatagttataataataataataataataataataataataataataataaagaagaagaagaagaagaatagtaataataataataattgacatTTACCGTTTGCTTATAAGatggtcttcctcctcatcgtcctcatcctcttcctcctcctcctcctcatcctcctttaagGCTTCCCTGCGGCAACCGTCATGGGGTAAGATTAATTCATAGTAAGGTGGAGCAATGCTCAGTAATACCTGGAGTAACCAGTGACAGGGAACTTTCCCTGCTGCCAATTAAGGTTACCCTTACTCTCACATACTCGTACCTCTTCACCACGTGTTTGGCGTCCTCCTGGTGCGTGTTCGCCTTTGTGTCTTTGGCTTCTCCGTTGCCGAAGAGCCATAAGGCGTCAGTGGTTCCGATAGCTACCAGAAGCAGCAGAGTGGCTACGGCGATCCTGAGGCAGGGCAGCGCCGACGCGGCGGAAACATAGAGCAGCTAATCAGAACATTGTAATGTGCAGGTGGTGCACAGCTGACTTACACTAAGGTTTTTGTTTAGACTCAACTGAGGACTGTGTTCAGAGGGCAAAGAGGGTTATTGTGTGTTACTGTCATTATTAACTTGTACTGTGTTGCACGAACACTTAATGGCGAGACTGGAGGTGTTACTTTTGATGTGTAGGCATCCCTTGCCGCCAGacatacagaaacacacacacacacacacacacacacacacacacacacacacacacacacacacacacacacacacacacacacacacacacacacacacacacacacacacacacacacacacacacacacacacacacacacagtcactaaCAAGCTACATTAAATTAGGTGTAGTATAGTATTTTGAGAGAAGACTTAGAAAAGACAGGGGAGGCGAGTTGAACCAGACCAGATAACAGTGGAACATCGAGGCGGTGTGTAGAGGCTGTGAGACTCACCTCATGTTGGCTGGCGTAGTGCTgcgtggaagtgtgtgtgtgtgtttctgcgtgGGGCTTATGTACACCCGTTGTCTTCCAACACAACGCTGGTGACGTGGACGGTGGATGGTAGGTCAGTTCACACACATAGTCATACATACACCTGTATTCCAGCCTCCTTTTGTGAGTACTCATCCCCAACCCTCGGTCAGCCTCCTGGGTGGCTTCCTTTTTGCTTtaactcttcttcattttttcagaCATTGAAATGTGTATAATTGGTATCATTCTGTgttattcatttcattgttattcAAGGAAGTTCTCggttccttcccccccccctccaccCCACACTTGTATTTTGTGTAGCGCGTCACAAACACAGGTGTTTCTGCTCCAacactcctccctcacctcctctttcaTACCGTCCTCTCGCATTTGTTCATCCCAATGAtgttggtaatttttttttagtgttttagtggtgtACGTATATAGATAGTTGTGTGGATCATCTAAGACAGGATGAACCAAGCGAGAATGAGGAATGGGGCCAGGTGAAGGAGGTGCAGGAAAGAGCATGCTGGTGGCAAGGCTCCTGCATGGCGGCCGAGGACACTGGGCGCGATGACGTGCTGTACAATTTGCCGGGGTGAGGTGTTGGAATTGTTGGATACGGAtggtggtggggtgaggtgTACGTTAACAAGATGAGTCTGCACAGTGTTTAACGTGCCTGAGTCAGATGAGGAATAGACAGCGCTTGCTATTGCCGAAagtgtttttttgcttttgtttttgtcgttATTGTTTTTGGCGAAGCTTTTTGCTTCTATTTAAACGTGTTTATCCACCcttccccccgtctctctctctctctctctctctctctctctctctctctctctctctctctctctctctctctctctctctctctctctctctctctctctctctctctctctctctctctctctctcatcatgtcaCAACAAGTAAGGCCATACAGACGTACTAGTCGTACTGTATAGTACCATCTTTTTCACCCGTACTCTTCATACCCGGCACTTGCCTTGCACTTActgacctgacacacacacacacacacacacacacacacacacacacacacacacacacacacacacacacacacacacacacacacacacacacacacacacacacacacacacacacacacacacatatatatatatatatatatatatatatatatatatatatatatatatatatatatatatatatagatagatagatagatagatagatagatagatatagatatataatgCGACATATCAATTTGTAGTAAAATCACAGCATAAAGCTCATAGGAAATACGTAAATGTATGTCTAAACTTCAGAGAcaagttaaaacacacacacacacacacacacacacacacacacacacacacacacacacacacacacacacacacacacacacacacacacacacagcttaaatacttaaatgagatgaaaaaaatatttctcttattccttataGTAACAAAGggtttttcatcattttagGAAAATATATAGTTGTAGGAAAGTTAAGCTTTATTGATCTTATGATGCTgtgacaaaaaaagataaaagagtaaCCATTAATTTATAGCggaaaacaaagtaaacaaaaaaagcaaaaaaaagactCATAGTTTAATACAGAGGAGGCAAAAATGAActtgaaaatgtagaaaatagatagatactttTTCGGCTtatatcacgagagagagagagagagagagagagagagagagagagagagagagagagagagagagagagagagagagagagagagagagagagaagctcagTTTTATCTTCTCTGTGCCGCATAACTTTTTGAGAGACTGTACAAGAAAAGTAAGTGTGTGAAAAGTTACAATTGTTTACGGGAACTGTGGTCTAGCTATGGAAGCGCCAGTGCACCGCTACAACGGGCTCTCTGTCTGCCACGACGCAGAACACAAAGCAGCACTCACGCTCACCAGCTACAGTTTAGGGAGAAGGACATGAACTTGgtatgattgttattattttttttttcgcgtacTGGGAGGAGATCACAAGCACGAACAACGACggtagggaaaaataaataatagatagcCTGTTCTCAAACTcgtcccccttctcctctttggaataagtaaagaaacagaTGATTAgcgaatgaatagataaagtgctgataatagtgaaataaatagatgattAGTTAATTGAAATGAGATAAAACATGTGAATagagttgaaaaaaataataataacataaagatgacataaagaataaaaaaagatcgaACAGCATGAACATAAAgtaacacacagaaacaacaacGAGAGCAGAGAGGCGTAGTAGtgttacacatacacacgagcAGGACTGAAGGAATCATAAAAACTAAAAGCCACACAGAACCTCAGTAAGTGGCATAATTTTGTCAGAAACACTCACTAGATAAAAACATTTTAATAACGCTATTACAGCAACATTAACACAAAATACACGCATCACAGAGCTCCCTTGATGGTGAGCAAACACTGGAACGAGAACACGGTTGAAATTTTACTAGGCAGAATTTGGTTTAACATGGCGTACACATCTTGTGGGCTACAATTAACACTTAGCGAAGCGATTAGACTTTAAATATAATCAAACACCCttctagggagagagagagagagagagagagagagagagagagagagagagttgtcatgATTTTCACACCATCACCCACTCCCCGACTTCATCTTCGTCCTCCAAAACTTCAGGTTCTCGAAATCTGGCAGCCATCAAATAGTCACCAGCggttctcttctgtttcctgcaaagaaagagagagagagagagagagagagagattgatttttcaaattatttttttcataaccaTGAATGTTGAAATATATACATGAACACTACAAAATCATAAGAAATCAATATTAGAGATGCTACGTCATGGCTTTTGAGCAGATGTGACCCAACACCTGGTGATTATTCACTGCGCCACAACACTGTATGTTACGTGGAGCCTAACTGACTGCAGTGCTCCCTAGCGGTGGATTTCTGAGTCACTGGAGAAGATAAACTTATCGATTTTCCACGAAGTTATTATAGATAAGACCACGGTGACTTATTCCGCAACCATCTCATTTACATTTCTGGTCCATTAACGGTGACTCAGAGTGTTTAATGAGGCAGTTTAGGACATAGCATTTATAAGGCATGAACAACGTAACCTCTTTGACCTTCCAGCATTACACAACCGTGACAACATAGTCCTTATCATAACATTTTCTGGGTGTCTAAGAGAATATTGTAAACCCTTATAGGAGAACATTTACTTGAGAGAGCTGTAGTTATTatgcttattattatcattattgttgttattattattattattattattattattattattattattattagtagtagtagtagtagtagtagtagtagtagtagtagtagtagtagtagtagtagtagtgataataataataataataataataataataataataataataataataataacgattttaatgatagtgataataataataataatgataataataataataataataataataataataataataatagtaacgattttaataatagtgatgataataataataataatgataataataataataataataataataataataataataatgataataataataataataataataataaaaataataataataataataataggggatagtagtagtaattctttGCACTTAGAAGATGAAATAGTAACATGCTagttaaaacaaaacaaaaattatgcACTGCCATTATGATTACTTACTTTgcaatctttgttttttctttggtcTCTTCTGAGCTGTCTTTGCTCTCACTGCTTTCACTGCTCTCGCTGCTTTCGCTGCTCTCGCTACTAACACTGCTGCTTTCACTGCTTTCACTGCTTTCACTGCTTTCACTCTCCTTGCTTCCCTTgaatttattgttatatttcttcGCATTGTATTTCTTCCCCATTTCCTGCTTCTTCTGCCCCACTGAGCTGCTACCATCTTTCTTGCTCTTTGcttccttgcctttcttctgtttttccttttcctgcgaTGGTTTGCTaccttttcctttgttctcctcttctccgtTACTTGGGGcacttcttttgttcttctcttgcttttctttatcgtctttcttctccttacccttctctttctcgtcttgtTTTTTACCTTCATCCATCTGCTCATTTCCATCGCTCTTTTCGTCCTCctgttttttatcttcctttttgtcACCATCGCTATCACTGCTCTGTTGGGACTGGCCATTGTCACCTGAGTCAGAAGCATCGCGTACAATCCTGCTGTATGTCGGCGGCCAGTATGTGTTAGTGGCGGGCCAGTCGTACGAGGTGCCCCAAGCGCTCCCTGGTGCATACGCTTGGCTCCAGAGGTTACCTGTGGCCACACCTGGAGTCACCCACTTGTTCTGGCCAcgaagagagtaaaggaagttgTAAAGAAACAATTGTAGATGTAGggagcaaaggaaaaaatatacgtAGGAAGTGTTTGCGTTAAAAATGGCAAAATGCGTCGTGTATTCCATCTGTTACAATCCTGATGAAATGTGATACACCggctcttttatatatatatatatatatatatatatatatatatatatatatatatatatatatatatatatatatatatatatatatatatatatatatatatatatatatttttttttttttttttttttttacttatttgtccTAACCAAAACGGTTATTAAGGAAGTTTACGTTTATAGGCAGCAAGGCAAAGAAATATAATCAATATGTGAGCGATAGAAGTGAAAAATTTGTCTTGTGTGGTACATGTTGATCTTgagaagcctttttttttttttatagcttttACCAGCTTCTAGCCacggagagaataaaagagatatATAAAATGAGTTTGTGTGAACAAAACACATATACGTGGAATATAAGTGGAATGCGTCGATGGGAGGAAACACGAGATGAAACAGAAGTTCAGTCTTACTTAGTTTAGAGTAATATACCGTGCTTAACCGcctcagtaccgtgacgcgtttccctattcattctgcttactatttggtgattttatacagctgcagaaactcatgtggggattagaataatgaagactgtgtccattaattttctgatctccatagacgtttcctaatgtcaataaaatagtctaatcgtacacaaatctcaagataaaaatgtgtcccggtacagAAGAGGTTAAGCCTGCGTGTTTAGCGTTGCTCCTTattttctgttcatttatcGATTGGGAGGATTGTTGTGGATACCGTTAGCAAATCAGAGGAGTGAAGACTGAAAGAAGACAGAAGCAGAGTGGGAAAATGGGTGCAGGCAGGTACTCACATTA
Proteins encoded:
- the LOC123508052 gene encoding acidic leucine-rich nuclear phosphoprotein 32 family member B-like isoform X1; this encodes MRIAVATLLLLVAIGTTDALWLFGNGEAKDTKANTHQEDAKHVVKREALKEDEEEEEEEDEDDEEEDHLISKREADEDEDDDEDDEEEEEEDEDEHNIVKRDTGDADEEDEDDDDEEEEDDEDEE
- the LOC123508053 gene encoding cilia- and flagella-associated protein 251-like, encoding MRLRGFCGQAAVAVVVVVVGAAVVVDGLPSFWWGTSGEYYDDVIDPVSSDSGKSLIAKQEAQEMVNKWVTPGVATGNLWSQAYAPGSAWGTSYDWPATNTYWPPTYSRIVRDASDSGDNGQSQQSSDSDGDKKEDKKQEDEKSDGNEQMDEGKKQDEKEKGKEKKDDKEKQEKNKRSAPSNGEEENKGKGSKPSQEKEKQKKGKEAKSKKDGSSSVGQKKQEMGKKYNAKKYNNKFKGSKESESSESSESSESSSVSSESSESSESSESSESKDSSEETKEKTKIAKKQKRTAGDYLMAARFREPEVLEDEDEVGEWVMV